The window AGGGAGATAGAGTATGAATATCGTCGATTCCTCCGGCTGGCTCGCATACTTCGCAGACGAACCGAATGCAAAACACTTCATAATTCCCTTAAAAGATACGGCCTCGCTTGTCGTCCCGGTAGTAACGATCTATGAAGTCTTTAAGGTTGTTCTTCGGGAATCCAGCGAGAATGAAGCGCTTCAAGCGGTTGCTGCCATGCAAAAAGGTACAGTTGTGGATTTAACAGTCGAGGTGGCAATTGTTGCCTCAAAACTCAGCCTACAACATCAGTTGCCGATGGCAGACAGTATTATCCTCGCAACATCGCGGGTATTCAATGCCAAAATCTGGACTCAAGATTCAGATTTCAAGAATATTTCCGGGGTGAAGTACTTT is drawn from Thermodesulfobacteriota bacterium and contains these coding sequences:
- a CDS encoding type II toxin-antitoxin system VapC family toxin, which translates into the protein MNIVDSSGWLAYFADEPNAKHFIIPLKDTASLVVPVVTIYEVFKVVLRESSENEALQAVAAMQKGTVVDLTVEVAIVASKLSLQHQLPMADSIILATSRVFNAKIWTQDSDFKNISGVKYFPKK